The following coding sequences are from one Treponema sp. J25 window:
- the fliQ gene encoding flagellar biosynthesis protein FliQ, whose translation MSIGDIVTLMRGGIFQILLLSAPILFTALLVGLIVSILQATTSIQEQTLTFVPKILAILFVLAFLGGFMFSSLGDYTVQLFKMIPLMVK comes from the coding sequence ATGAGTATTGGTGATATTGTGACCCTTATGCGGGGAGGAATTTTTCAGATTCTTCTGCTTTCAGCTCCTATTTTGTTCACGGCCCTGCTGGTGGGTCTTATTGTCTCTATCCTTCAGGCCACCACCAGTATTCAGGAGCAGACCCTTACCTTTGTACCGAAAATCCTGGCCATTCTGTTTGTGCTGGCCTTCCTGGGGGGCTTTATGTTTAGTTCCCTGGGAGATTATACGGTTCAGCTTTTTAAGATGATTCCTTTGATGGTAAAATAG
- the fliR gene encoding flagellar biosynthetic protein FliR translates to MLEEILAKAPLFILIATRALALIETAPLLSSDAIPQVAKVALAGFSAFVIFPQAPQLALPSDALNLTFLFMVIGEALIGVILGFFLTIVYSAFASAGQFFSLQMGFGASETYDPLAQIENPLLGQYLNIIGMLTFVSIEGFQQLFQGGLLRSFQTLSVSALVTGREGVFKLLLGGLVNLFIDALVISMPILGTLFLVSLAMGLLSRAAPQINILTEGFPLSITVAYILILVSMPFLIESFAYVINRGFFELESFLAKVGRSI, encoded by the coding sequence ATGCTAGAGGAAATACTGGCCAAGGCTCCCCTGTTTATTCTTATTGCAACCCGGGCCTTAGCCCTTATCGAGACAGCCCCGCTGCTTTCTTCCGATGCGATACCCCAGGTCGCTAAGGTTGCCCTGGCAGGTTTTTCTGCCTTTGTGATTTTTCCCCAGGCCCCTCAACTCGCCCTTCCATCGGATGCTTTAAACCTAACGTTCCTTTTTATGGTGATTGGAGAGGCCCTGATCGGGGTTATCCTGGGATTTTTCCTTACTATCGTGTATTCCGCCTTTGCTTCGGCGGGCCAATTCTTTTCTCTCCAGATGGGCTTTGGGGCATCCGAAACCTACGATCCCCTGGCCCAGATAGAAAACCCCCTTCTTGGGCAGTACCTGAACATCATCGGTATGCTTACCTTTGTTTCCATCGAAGGGTTTCAACAGCTTTTTCAGGGGGGCCTCCTCCGATCGTTTCAGACCCTTTCGGTAAGCGCCCTGGTGACGGGGCGGGAAGGGGTTTTTAAGCTACTCCTAGGGGGCCTGGTGAATCTCTTCATCGATGCCTTGGTCATATCCATGCCTATTTTGGGAACCCTTTTCCTCGTATCCCTGGCCATGGGACTCCTGTCTCGGGCGGCTCCTCAAATCAATATCCTTACGGAAGGGTTTCCCCTTTCAATCACGGTGGCCTACATTCTTATCCTGGTAAGCATGCCCTTTCTTATTGAGTCCTTTGCCTACGTGATTAACCGGGGTTTTTTTGAACTCGAAAGTTTCCTGGCCAAGGTAGGGCGCAGCATATGA